From Diospyros lotus cultivar Yz01 chromosome 4, ASM1463336v1, whole genome shotgun sequence, a single genomic window includes:
- the LOC127798861 gene encoding transcription factor bHLH93-like, protein MEYNENGFLEELLALRTDPWEGANIASGMGEFYSPGWSFDCFEENPVPGIPQTSSSFQDFSLPLDQTLNCSFSELYNSCPFGDEFSAPEFTDHSSNTTKLDTPPLPAQEDYSISIMEDEEAGLLGCGGGNGLSNLDWEAGCKLEPVQCAEMPNFSVGFEVGERKSKAKKVEGQPSKNLMAERRRRKRLNDRLSMLRSVVPKISKMDRTSILGDTIDYMKELLEKINSLQEEIEVGSNQLNLMSIFKDVKPNEILVRNSPKFDVERGNADTRIEICCAGKPGLLLSTVTTLEALGLEIQQCVISCFNDFAMQASCSEEVEQRAIISSEDIKQALFRNAGYGGRCL, encoded by the exons atggagtACAATGAGAATGGTTTCTTGGAGGAGTTGTTGGCTCTAAGAACTGATCCTTGGGAAGGGGCCAATATTGCCTCTGGAATGGGCGAGTTTTACAGCCCTGGATGGAGTTTCGATTGTTTTGAAGAAAACCCAGTTCCTGGAATTCCTCAaacttcttcttcatttcaagaCTTCTCTTTGCCGCTCGATCAAACGCTCAACTGTTCCTTCAGCGAGCTTTATAACTCGTGTCCATTTGGAGATGAGTTTTCGGCTCCAGAATTCACCGATCACTCGTCAAATACTACCAAGCTCGATACGCCGCCTTTACCTGCTCAAGAGGACTACTCAATCTCGATCATGGAGGACGAAGAGGCCGGCTTATTAGGATGCGGCGGCGGCAATGGCCTGAGCAATCTGGACTGGGAAGCCGGCTGCAAATTGGAGCCGGTCCAGTGTGCTGAAATGCCAAATTTCAGCGTGGGTTTTGAGGTGGGGGAGAGGAAGAGCAAGGCCAAGAAGGTGGAGGGGCAGCCGTCGAAGAATCTCATGGCGGAGCGGCGGCGGCGCAAGCGGCTCAATGACCGGCTCTCCATGCTTCGATCAGTGGTTCCCAAGATAAGCAAG ATGGATAGGACTTCAATACTTGGAGACACCATAGATTACATGAAAGAGCTGCTAGAGAAGATCAACAGTTTGCAAGAGGAAATTGAGGTGGGTTCAAATCAGTTGAACTTAATGAGCATCTTCAAGGATGTCAAGCCCAATGAAATCTTGGTCAGAAATTCTCCCAAG TTTGATGTGGAAAGGGGAAATGCGGACACCAGGATTGAGATCTGCTGTGCTGGGAAGCCTGGCTTGCTGCTTTCCACTGTGACCACATTGGAAGCTTTGGGCCTTGAGATTCAACAGTGTGTCATTAGCTGTTTCAATGATTTTGCAATGCAGGCTTCCTGCTCAGAG GAAGTGGAGCAAAGAGCAATTATAAGTTCAGAAGACATAAAGCAGGCATTGTTTAGAAATGCAGGCTACGGAGGGAGGTGCCTATAA
- the LOC127799673 gene encoding uncharacterized protein At5g65660-like codes for MSRPSLGYPLGLAILVVLLLCISGFFSCCYHWDKLRLLLHHPFLNAAASPSSQPPITSHGLIMSPLSQNCHGTHVFDKSFTFMLIIECRAKPKPKPNQSLSVLMPGDHRPKFVALPTPQELEIIV; via the exons ATGTCTCGGCCATCTCTAGGTTACCCTCTGGGGCTGGCTATTTTGGTGGTCCTGCTGCTTTGCATTAGTGGCTTCTTCTCTTGCTGCTACCACTGGGATAAGCTTCGCCTCCTTCTCCACCACCCCTTCCTTAATGCCGCCGCCTCTCCATCATCTCAACCTCCGATCACCAGTCATGGGTTAATTATGTCGCCGTTATCTCAAAACTGTCATGGTACGCATGTATTTGACAAGAGTTTTACTTTTATGTTAATTATTGAAT GCAGagcaaaaccaaaaccaaaaccaaaccaaagctTGAGTGTGCTGATGCCAGGAGATCATCGTCCAAAGTTCGTAGCTTTGCCCACCCCACAGGAATTAGAAATCATAGTTTAA